Proteins co-encoded in one Rhopalosiphum maidis isolate BTI-1 chromosome 2, ASM367621v3, whole genome shotgun sequence genomic window:
- the LOC113553525 gene encoding inner centromere protein A, which yields MDCQSTDIFEIYKLFSSLIENGITEMDNGFQVQTSKLDAVYNELLQSAQNVPEKNMSKRQSKIKNCLVGDLFAAEPSFQQPAVPPIRRTTRQASIIASDKIKGVRESSTISSSGASTRASRARALSTLMDIAPIACPTANSTFVVDKKFMKNLEECVSPEMFSPDKGTHMKETNANTTYDMPKKSLAINQTKKLGKVIDLISEESPISAENSNSAQPQTLSKLNSKKKSIESQLKNKRREKLEDIDVNIEEKSSTHMTRTMKRKLQEENNIDAKKTNVLYVPLEKQISTPVKPLEDHLSQTPHQIRENEAEKRKEIYLKSKADQRKFDDQHLRAAKHREEQMRRVEEKAKKAAEDKKKKEEKQKEKEIMMKEEALKKQKLAELRLAEINAKRKLAEEAKHLKMQKLEMNRLLKENELKKKNETKPEKSKSVIRPKALSSNIPTSSVPKLATLPKSKIDNKNDYGLNDVSARDSSEDESGPKKPVPNWAKRENRKAVLELQYHINSKERDLFFDCPKSMSLKEMFKGWNIRDKQRTSSAVWNTPPRYSEYIRRY from the exons ATGGATTGTCAATCAAcagatatatttgaaatttataaattgttttcatcatTGATAGAAAATGGTATCACCGAAATGGATAATGGTTTTCAG gttcAAACATCAAAATTAGATGCTGTTTATAATGAGTTATTACAATCTGCACAGAATGTACCTGAAAAGAATATGTCTAAAAGACAATCTA aaataaaaaattgtttggttGGAGATCTCTTTGCTGCTGAACCAAGTTTTCAACAACCAGCTGTTCCGCCTATCCGAAGAACTACAAGACAAGCTTCCatt ATTGcatcagataaaataaaaggtGTTAGAGAATCTTCAACTATCAGCAGTTCTGGAGCATCTACAA gaGCTAGTCGAGCAAGAGCTTTATCTACATTGATGGATATAGCTCCTATTGCTTGTCCAACAGCAAATTCAACTTTTGTAGTAGATAAAAAATTCATGAAAAATTTAGAAGAATGTGTATCTCCTGAAATGTTTTCACCAGATAAGGGGACTCATATGAAAGAAACTAATGCCAATACAACTTATGACATGCCCAAAAAATCATTAGCaattaatcaaacaaaaaaattggggaaagttattgatttaatatcagAAGAATCTCCCATTAGTGCTGAAAATTCTAATTCTGCACAACCTCAAACTTTAAGCAAATTAAACTCTAAGAAAAAaag tatcgaatctcaattaaaaaacaaacgtcgtgaaaaactagaagatattgatgtCAATATTGAGGAAAAATCTTCAACGCATATGACAAGAACAATGAAAAGAAAACTCcaagaagaaaataatattgatgcaaaaaaaactaatgtacTTTATGTGCcattagaaaaacaaatatcaacGCCAGTAAAACCATTAGAAGATCATTTATCTCAAACTCCTCATCAAATCCGAGAAAACGAAGCTGAAAAAAGGAAagaaatatatcttaaatccAAAGCAGATCAAAG GAAATTTGATGATCAACATTTAAGGGCTGCTAAACATAGAGAAGAACAAATGAGACGTGTTGAAGAGAAAGCTAAAAAAGCTGCTGAAGATAAGaagaaaaaagaagaaaaacaaAAGGAAAAAGAAATAATGATGAAAGAGGAAGCATTAAAGAAACAAAAACTAGCGGAACTTAGATTAGCTGAGATTAATGCTAAGCGTAAACTGGCTGAAGAAgcaaaacacttaaaaatg cAAAAACTAGAGATGAACCGTTTATTGAAAgagaatgaattaaaaaagaaaaacgaaacaaa acCAGAAAAAAGTAAATCAGTAATTCGCCCTAAAGCACTATCttcaaatatacctacttcGTCAGTACCTAAATTAGCAACATTACCAAAATCAAAA ATTgataacaaaaatgattatgGGTTAAATGATGTTTCTGCACGTGACTCTTCTGAAGATGAATCTGGACCCAAAAAACCTGTTCCAAATTGGGCCAAAC gagaAAATAGAAAAGCTGTACTTGAActtcaatatcatattaattctAAAGAAAGAGACTTATTTTTTGACTGCCCTAAAAGTATGAGTCTTAAAGAAATGTTTAAAGGCTGGAATATCCGTGATAAACAACGTACATCAAGTGCCGTTTGGAATACACCTCCTCGATATAGTGAATATATTCGCAGATATTAA
- the LOC113551539 gene encoding T-cell acute lymphocytic leukemia protein 1 homolog translates to MYLHFLIMPKNQQTQQILNDTRDDSSSSRVVMLFGSDEECDLTSDDLTSGDEDASSGNQLTGIRRFPVPDSRKPCTVTNSRERWRQHNVTGAFAELRKLVPTHPHDKKLSKNEILRMAIKYIRLLSGVLEWQENQQDFSNNNEDCMDNNVYL, encoded by the exons atgtatttacattttttaattatgccgAAAAATCAACAAAcccaacaaatattaaatgatacaaGGGATGATTCGTCTTCATCTCGAGTTGTCATGCTGTTTGGATCAGATGAGGAATGTGACTTAACATCAGATGACTTAACGTCTGGCGATGAAGACGCATCGTCAGGAAATCAATTAACTGGGATTCGACGATTCCCTGTACCAGATTCCCGAAAACCATGTACTGTAACCAATTCTCGGGAACGCTGGCGCCAGCACAACGTTACCGGTGCTTTTGCCGAACTTCGTAAATTGGTACCCACTCACCCACACGATAAGAAATTATCGAAGaatgaaattttaagaatGGCTATCAA gtacattcgtCTTTTAAGTGGTGTCCTTGAATGGCAAGAGAATCAACAAGATTTCAGCAATAATAATGAAGATTGTATGGacaataatgtgtatttataa
- the LOC113551536 gene encoding uncharacterized protein LOC113551536 isoform X2, translating to MILCKKRKGGVYYKKDNPNSLKGPLKAARLCILSLLVPGILVIAPLYVRYHVYSDHKYPLAITDMRILDQKMSTFWCQRHIVNTNATFNAYSLPEKPTMLPKMEFVEMERHITLEDDIKEYWGFYLLKDSIVKVSTCSRWPGASIIVIKGHKHLKECAYIGDNSSEELDELESSEEGNDTHIPNFMRKLTSGMTVPDMAPDVVYLTNHPNDTNVNRTYFKRSSKTANHHLDYAEDLYQKEMKEKIENEDYVVQTVKSKPVFTNVNEINNIPQSKELIEESLRKLGNQGKDGATLLRKLKEVLQNDLNEPMNDTNRLYQIIENAMADDDSSWRGPRLRHYRNRFKRSTVNDKEVQDNLSKELFKHDQQNDAANEEADPISPDGIAQVRGKVTENNTHTIKDRSHSEFWSSFSSSEEMLLECEGLLLSLPLAPHHKCLPPNKNPDYEAASHPNTVTYKVPGDGYYFFVFNSENEIQDNFIRIHFAINKTVYDVSKPISSCLNVTGECQLPLNFWSQQTTVLEMLNPGPNSESGDEFIAISTCQPRSAIYAICLIAAPVLFVLFSFH from the exons atgatcctatgtaaaaaaagaaaag GTGGTGTCTATTATAAAAAGGACAACCCTAATAGCCTTAAAGGGCCACTAAAAGCGGCTAGActttgtattttaagtttacttGTGCCTGGCATTTTGGTTATTGCACCATTGTACGTTCGTTATCATGTTTATTCTGATCATAAATATCCTTTAGCTATAACCGACATGAGAATATTAGACCAAAAAATGTCAACATTTTGGTGCCAa cGCCATATAGTGAACACTAATGCCACTTTTAATGCATATTCATTGCCAGAAAAACCAACTATGTTACCAAAAATGGAATTTGTTGAAATGGAAAGGCATATTACATTAGAAGATGATATTAAAGAATACTGGGGATTCTATCTACTAAAAGATTCAATCGTAAAAGTGTCTACATGCTCAAG GTGGCCTGGAgctagtataatagtaattaaaggacacaaacatttaaaagaatGCGCTTATATAGGTGATAATTCTAGTGAAGAACTTGATGAACTTGAATCTTCTGAAGAAGGTAATGATACACATATTCCAAATTTTATGAGAAAACTTACTTCTGGTATGACTGTTCCTGATATGGCTCCTGACGTGGTCTATCTTACAAATCATCCAAATGATACTAATGTAAACCGCACGTATTTTAAGAGATCCAGTAAGACTGCTAATCATCACTTAGATTATGCTGAAGATTTATACCAAAAAgaaatgaaagaaaaaattgaaaacgagGATTATGTAGTCCAGACTGTAAAATCTAAACCTGTATTCACGAACGTTAACGAAATCAATAACATACCTCAATCAAAAGAATTGATCGAAGAATCGTTACGGAAATTGGGAAATCAAGGAAAAGACGGCGCAACACTCTTACGCAAATTAAAAGAAGTTCTTCAAAATGATCTAAATGAGCCAATGAATGATACAAATAGACTTTATCAAATCATTGAAAATGCAATGGCTGACGATGATTCATCATGGCGTGGTCCTAGGCTGAGGCATTATCGGAATAGATTTAAACGATCCACTGTAAATGATAAAGAAGTTCAGGACAACTTGAGcaaagaattatttaaacatgacCAACAAAACGATGCAGCCAATGAAGag GCTGATCCGATTTCACCAGATGGGATTGCTCAAGTTCGTGGAAAAGTAACAGAAAACAACACACATACGATAAAGGATCGCAGTCATAGCGAATTTTGGTCGTCATTTTCCAGTAGTGAAGAAATGCTTCTTGAATGCGAAGGTCTTTTATTAAGCTTACCATTAGCTCCACACCATAAATGTTTACCTCCGAATAAAAATCCTGATTATGAAGCAGCCAGCCATCCAAACACTGTTACTTAtaa ggTTCCTGGTGacggatattatttttttgtattcaacaGCGAGAACGAGAttcaagataattttatacgtatacattttgCCATCAATAAAACCGTATACGATGTCTCAAAACCAATTTCATCTTGTCTAAATGTTACTGGTGAATGTCAACTACCTTTAAACTTTTGGTCACAACAAACAACAGTCTTAGAAATGTTAAATCCCGGACCTAATAGTGAGTCTGGGGATGAATTTATAGCCATTTCTACATGTCAGCCCAGATCTGCAATATATGCCATATGTCTAATAGCAGCACCAGTTCTGTTTGTTTTATTCTCTTTTCATTAA
- the LOC113551536 gene encoding uncharacterized protein LOC113551536 isoform X1 yields the protein MSRWSDSQFTVCSEDSFISGVYYKKDNPNSLKGPLKAARLCILSLLVPGILVIAPLYVRYHVYSDHKYPLAITDMRILDQKMSTFWCQRHIVNTNATFNAYSLPEKPTMLPKMEFVEMERHITLEDDIKEYWGFYLLKDSIVKVSTCSRWPGASIIVIKGHKHLKECAYIGDNSSEELDELESSEEGNDTHIPNFMRKLTSGMTVPDMAPDVVYLTNHPNDTNVNRTYFKRSSKTANHHLDYAEDLYQKEMKEKIENEDYVVQTVKSKPVFTNVNEINNIPQSKELIEESLRKLGNQGKDGATLLRKLKEVLQNDLNEPMNDTNRLYQIIENAMADDDSSWRGPRLRHYRNRFKRSTVNDKEVQDNLSKELFKHDQQNDAANEEADPISPDGIAQVRGKVTENNTHTIKDRSHSEFWSSFSSSEEMLLECEGLLLSLPLAPHHKCLPPNKNPDYEAASHPNTVTYKVPGDGYYFFVFNSENEIQDNFIRIHFAINKTVYDVSKPISSCLNVTGECQLPLNFWSQQTTVLEMLNPGPNSESGDEFIAISTCQPRSAIYAICLIAAPVLFVLFSFH from the exons ATGTCTCGTTGGTCGGATAGTCAATTTACGGTTTGTTCCGAAGATTCTTTCATTA GTGGTGTCTATTATAAAAAGGACAACCCTAATAGCCTTAAAGGGCCACTAAAAGCGGCTAGActttgtattttaagtttacttGTGCCTGGCATTTTGGTTATTGCACCATTGTACGTTCGTTATCATGTTTATTCTGATCATAAATATCCTTTAGCTATAACCGACATGAGAATATTAGACCAAAAAATGTCAACATTTTGGTGCCAa cGCCATATAGTGAACACTAATGCCACTTTTAATGCATATTCATTGCCAGAAAAACCAACTATGTTACCAAAAATGGAATTTGTTGAAATGGAAAGGCATATTACATTAGAAGATGATATTAAAGAATACTGGGGATTCTATCTACTAAAAGATTCAATCGTAAAAGTGTCTACATGCTCAAG GTGGCCTGGAgctagtataatagtaattaaaggacacaaacatttaaaagaatGCGCTTATATAGGTGATAATTCTAGTGAAGAACTTGATGAACTTGAATCTTCTGAAGAAGGTAATGATACACATATTCCAAATTTTATGAGAAAACTTACTTCTGGTATGACTGTTCCTGATATGGCTCCTGACGTGGTCTATCTTACAAATCATCCAAATGATACTAATGTAAACCGCACGTATTTTAAGAGATCCAGTAAGACTGCTAATCATCACTTAGATTATGCTGAAGATTTATACCAAAAAgaaatgaaagaaaaaattgaaaacgagGATTATGTAGTCCAGACTGTAAAATCTAAACCTGTATTCACGAACGTTAACGAAATCAATAACATACCTCAATCAAAAGAATTGATCGAAGAATCGTTACGGAAATTGGGAAATCAAGGAAAAGACGGCGCAACACTCTTACGCAAATTAAAAGAAGTTCTTCAAAATGATCTAAATGAGCCAATGAATGATACAAATAGACTTTATCAAATCATTGAAAATGCAATGGCTGACGATGATTCATCATGGCGTGGTCCTAGGCTGAGGCATTATCGGAATAGATTTAAACGATCCACTGTAAATGATAAAGAAGTTCAGGACAACTTGAGcaaagaattatttaaacatgacCAACAAAACGATGCAGCCAATGAAGag GCTGATCCGATTTCACCAGATGGGATTGCTCAAGTTCGTGGAAAAGTAACAGAAAACAACACACATACGATAAAGGATCGCAGTCATAGCGAATTTTGGTCGTCATTTTCCAGTAGTGAAGAAATGCTTCTTGAATGCGAAGGTCTTTTATTAAGCTTACCATTAGCTCCACACCATAAATGTTTACCTCCGAATAAAAATCCTGATTATGAAGCAGCCAGCCATCCAAACACTGTTACTTAtaa ggTTCCTGGTGacggatattatttttttgtattcaacaGCGAGAACGAGAttcaagataattttatacgtatacattttgCCATCAATAAAACCGTATACGATGTCTCAAAACCAATTTCATCTTGTCTAAATGTTACTGGTGAATGTCAACTACCTTTAAACTTTTGGTCACAACAAACAACAGTCTTAGAAATGTTAAATCCCGGACCTAATAGTGAGTCTGGGGATGAATTTATAGCCATTTCTACATGTCAGCCCAGATCTGCAATATATGCCATATGTCTAATAGCAGCACCAGTTCTGTTTGTTTTATTCTCTTTTCATTAA